One genomic window of Chitinophagaceae bacterium includes the following:
- a CDS encoding phosphatase PAP2 family protein — MRKNFLPVIILIITVATFLQSCNKDIPTGMSIQPYTFKSLDENGGTWKPVLLTDGSEVGVSAPAEVSSAAYQSELSDLKATISNLTDDQKTAVEYWGSNSLIRWNEIASELAAKYNMPPTPNPDGTYPAPDAANPGNYPYFPFAHPQYTSRMYAYWSGAQFDALISVWHEKYTYNRVAPYKADAAIQTLLPENDLPGYPSEDAAIAAVSEVILSAMFPLEKDYIISKSLELKNARMWAGMNVSSDIAAGDSLGRAVAAKFIDRAKTDGMKNAQTPKPISDSIKNAAIVNFGWSWKNLETPERPVGLTPLFSKVKPWFIPGVEAVRPPAPPAPGSAAFLTATDELKGYMKNLTKEEADIAYFWADGPGTYTPPGHWNRFAKEYIVQDQLNPLRTARVYAYLNMAMEDAGISCFDSKYYYHYPRPSGADESITTIIGIPSFPSYTSGHATFSGAGCSVLSYFFPDGSSQFQEWAKDATESRIYARIHYRFDCEVGLTTGIAIGDYAVDAAKADGAN, encoded by the coding sequence ATGAGAAAGAATTTTCTGCCGGTTATCATACTTATTATCACTGTTGCAACATTTTTGCAATCGTGCAACAAAGATATTCCTACCGGGATGAGCATACAACCTTACACCTTTAAATCACTTGATGAAAATGGAGGCACCTGGAAACCTGTATTACTTACTGATGGAAGTGAGGTAGGAGTGTCTGCTCCCGCTGAGGTTTCATCGGCAGCTTATCAGTCAGAGTTATCAGATCTGAAAGCTACGATCAGTAATCTAACTGATGATCAGAAAACAGCGGTTGAATATTGGGGAAGCAATTCACTCATTCGCTGGAATGAGATTGCAAGCGAACTGGCAGCAAAGTATAACATGCCTCCTACTCCTAATCCCGATGGCACTTACCCAGCGCCGGATGCAGCCAATCCGGGAAATTATCCTTACTTCCCATTTGCGCATCCGCAATATACTTCCCGGATGTATGCATATTGGAGCGGTGCACAGTTTGATGCGTTGATTTCGGTATGGCATGAGAAATATACCTACAACCGTGTTGCTCCTTACAAAGCTGATGCTGCTATTCAGACACTTCTTCCTGAAAATGATTTGCCGGGTTATCCTTCGGAAGATGCAGCAATAGCAGCCGTTTCTGAAGTGATCCTCTCTGCGATGTTTCCTCTTGAAAAAGATTACATCATCTCGAAATCACTCGAGTTGAAGAATGCCCGCATGTGGGCAGGCATGAATGTATCAAGCGATATAGCAGCCGGCGATTCTCTGGGTCGTGCTGTTGCTGCGAAATTTATTGATCGCGCCAAGACAGATGGAATGAAGAATGCGCAAACGCCAAAACCTATTTCCGATTCCATTAAAAATGCAGCGATTGTAAACTTTGGATGGTCGTGGAAAAATCTTGAAACACCGGAACGCCCGGTTGGGTTGACTCCACTATTCAGCAAAGTAAAACCGTGGTTCATTCCAGGTGTGGAAGCAGTTCGACCTCCTGCTCCGCCAGCTCCCGGCTCTGCAGCATTTTTAACAGCAACAGATGAACTGAAAGGCTATATGAAAAATCTTACGAAAGAAGAAGCTGATATTGCATACTTCTGGGCTGATGGTCCCGGCACGTATACGCCACCGGGACACTGGAACCGTTTCGCAAAAGAATACATCGTGCAGGATCAGCTCAACCCGTTGCGAACAGCACGTGTATATGCTTATCTGAACATGGCAATGGAAGATGCCGGTATCAGTTGCTTTGATTCAAAATATTACTATCATTATCCGAGACCTTCCGGAGCAGATGAATCAATAACAACAATTATTGGTATTCCAAGTTTTCCGTCCTACACTTCCGGCCATGCTACTTTCTCCGGCGCAGGCTGTAGTGTCCTTTCGTATTTCTTCCCGGACGGTTCTTCCCAATTTCAGGAATGGGCAAAAGATGCAACAGAGTCACGCATCTATGCGCGTATTCATTATCGCTTCGATTGTGAAGTGGGATTAACAACCGGCATTGCGATTGGAGATTATGCGGTGGATGCTGCAAAGGCAGATGGAGCAAATTAA
- a CDS encoding DUF4918 family protein: MQDVSVSTFAEKVISFYSSLQLSLPSALQTIVLNPYREEKVMDYVQQFFGKYCNDHQKRTFIFGINPGRFGSGATGISFTDPVALRDFCGIENNLGNKRELSSEFIYKVIDAFGGTDKFYRQFFLTATCPLGFMKGTKNYNYYDDKKLQEAATPFIRKTWKQQTALGAKNNRAICIGSGKNMKMLETLNADFPYFEKIISLEHPRFIMQYRRKKVEEYVEMYLKVIGKV, encoded by the coding sequence ATGCAGGATGTCTCAGTTTCCACTTTCGCAGAAAAAGTGATTTCATTTTATAGTTCACTTCAACTTAGTCTTCCTTCTGCATTGCAAACTATCGTTTTAAATCCCTACCGGGAAGAAAAAGTAATGGACTATGTGCAACAGTTTTTCGGGAAGTATTGCAACGACCATCAAAAACGCACTTTCATCTTCGGCATTAATCCCGGAAGGTTTGGAAGCGGCGCTACGGGTATTTCATTTACCGATCCTGTTGCATTGAGGGATTTTTGTGGAATTGAAAACAACCTTGGAAACAAGCGTGAACTGTCGAGCGAATTTATTTACAAAGTGATTGATGCATTTGGTGGCACTGATAAATTCTACCGGCAATTTTTTCTTACTGCCACTTGTCCGTTGGGCTTTATGAAAGGAACCAAAAACTATAATTATTATGACGATAAAAAGCTGCAGGAAGCTGCTACTCCTTTCATCCGCAAAACATGGAAGCAACAGACTGCTCTTGGAGCAAAAAATAATAGGGCCATCTGTATCGGTTCCGGCAAGAATATGAAAATGCTTGAAACACTGAATGCTGATTTTCCCTATTTCGAAAAGATCATTTCACTGGAGCATCCCAGATTCATTATGCAATACCGGAGAAAAAAAGTGGAGGAGTATGTGGAGATGTATTTGAAAGTGATAGGGAAAGTATGA